The following are from one region of the Chromobacterium phragmitis genome:
- a CDS encoding M4 family metallopeptidase, which translates to MRKEQLMLRGLVLSALAVFSSAAMAAERIDLERLGKAQANSSAAAAFTGVNQADLKPLRSTQFASGKVVTRYQQFYQGVPVWGQSVVEEKPAAALKSAQGRLSGHYIAGIQTDLASAKPTLSGAQVLSQAKSLKSGGHPTRNEKAELVVRLNERNVAELVYLVSFVVDDGKEPSRPTFIIDANNGQVLKQWNGLSHAEANGPGGNTKTGKYLYGTDYGPLIVTSDCKMDSGNVITVNLNGGTSGSTPYKFACPTNTYKQINGAYSPLNDAHYFGNVVFNMYKDWFNLRPITQKLYMKVHYSRNYENAFWDGSAMHFGDGYRTFYPLVSLDVSAHEVSHGFTEQNSGLVYDGQSGGINEAFSDMAGEAAEYYMKGKNDFQVGAEIFKSTGALRYFADPTKDGRSIGNAKDYYDGLDVHYSSGVYNKAFYLIATSAGWNTRKAFEVFTDANRLYWDANATYNSAACGVVKAADARGYSSADVTKAFSAVGVSCQ; encoded by the coding sequence ATGAGAAAAGAGCAACTGATGCTGCGTGGTCTGGTACTGTCCGCCCTGGCTGTCTTCAGCTCGGCGGCGATGGCTGCTGAGCGTATCGATCTGGAACGACTGGGCAAAGCCCAGGCCAACAGCTCAGCCGCAGCTGCCTTCACCGGCGTCAACCAGGCCGATCTGAAGCCGCTGCGCAGCACGCAATTCGCGTCCGGCAAGGTGGTGACCCGCTATCAGCAGTTCTACCAGGGCGTGCCGGTATGGGGCCAGTCCGTGGTGGAGGAAAAGCCGGCGGCCGCGCTGAAGTCCGCCCAAGGCAGGCTGTCCGGCCACTACATCGCCGGCATCCAGACCGACCTGGCCTCCGCGAAGCCGACGCTGAGCGGCGCTCAGGTGCTGTCGCAGGCCAAGTCGCTGAAGTCCGGCGGACACCCTACTCGCAACGAGAAGGCTGAATTGGTGGTGCGCCTGAACGAGCGCAACGTCGCCGAGCTGGTGTATCTGGTGTCCTTCGTGGTCGACGATGGCAAGGAGCCGAGCCGCCCGACCTTCATCATCGACGCCAACAACGGCCAGGTGCTGAAGCAGTGGAACGGCCTGAGCCATGCCGAAGCCAACGGCCCCGGCGGCAACACCAAGACTGGCAAATACCTTTACGGCACCGATTACGGTCCGCTGATCGTCACCAGCGACTGCAAGATGGACAGCGGCAACGTGATCACCGTCAACCTGAACGGCGGCACCAGCGGCAGCACGCCGTACAAGTTCGCCTGCCCGACCAACACCTACAAGCAGATCAACGGCGCCTACTCGCCGCTGAACGACGCCCACTACTTCGGCAACGTCGTGTTCAACATGTACAAGGACTGGTTCAACCTGCGTCCGATCACCCAAAAGCTGTACATGAAGGTCCATTACAGCCGCAACTACGAAAACGCGTTCTGGGACGGCAGCGCCATGCACTTCGGCGACGGCTACCGGACTTTCTATCCGCTGGTCTCGCTGGATGTTTCTGCGCACGAAGTCAGCCACGGCTTCACCGAGCAGAACTCCGGCCTGGTGTATGACGGCCAGTCCGGCGGCATCAACGAGGCATTCTCCGACATGGCCGGCGAAGCCGCCGAGTACTACATGAAGGGCAAGAACGACTTCCAAGTGGGCGCGGAGATCTTCAAGAGCACCGGCGCGCTGCGTTACTTCGCCGATCCGACCAAGGACGGCCGCTCCATCGGGAATGCCAAGGACTACTACGATGGCCTGGACGTTCACTACTCCAGCGGCGTGTACAACAAGGCTTTCTACTTGATCGCCACCAGCGCCGGCTGGAACACCCGCAAGGCGTTTGAAGTGTTCACCGACGCCAACCGCCTGTACTGGGACGCCAACGCCACCTACAACAGCGCCGCTTGCGGCGTGGTCAAGGCGGCAGACGCCCGCGGCTACAGCAGCGCGGACGTGACCAAGGCCTTCTCCGCTGTCGGCGTAAGCTGCCAGTAA
- a CDS encoding DUF2145 domain-containing protein, with the protein MKPARFLAALALALPVWAFAGQSCEEKPLTPETFRLAMQTAQTVQQRLDALDSDVVVLGRMGQDLSKYNLRYTHAGIVYRTAPDRRWRVAHLLNDCGTDRSDLWYEGLGNFFLDDMFRFDSVALVPPPQVAKRLLERLNQPARLRELHTARYNLLAYPFSTRYENSNVWVLEQLAAAESREAMVRSREQAQMWLKLNGYQPTELNLGPMTRLGGRMFKANVAFDDHPSELRYADRIQTVSVDSIIHFFDAREEGWKVEEIAGAQPRRY; encoded by the coding sequence ATGAAGCCGGCGCGCTTTCTTGCCGCGCTGGCACTGGCGCTGCCGGTCTGGGCTTTCGCCGGACAGAGCTGCGAAGAGAAGCCGCTGACGCCGGAAACCTTCCGGCTGGCGATGCAGACCGCGCAAACCGTGCAGCAGCGGCTGGACGCGCTGGACAGCGATGTGGTGGTGCTGGGCCGAATGGGCCAGGACCTCAGCAAGTACAATCTGCGCTACACCCACGCGGGCATCGTCTACCGCACCGCGCCGGATCGCCGCTGGCGGGTGGCGCATCTGCTGAACGACTGCGGCACCGACCGCTCCGACCTATGGTACGAGGGCTTGGGCAATTTCTTCCTCGACGACATGTTCCGCTTCGATTCGGTGGCGCTGGTGCCGCCGCCGCAGGTGGCCAAGCGGCTGCTGGAGCGGCTGAACCAGCCGGCGAGGCTGCGCGAGCTGCATACCGCGCGTTACAACCTGCTGGCCTATCCATTCTCCACCCGTTACGAGAATTCCAACGTCTGGGTGCTGGAGCAACTGGCGGCGGCGGAGAGCCGCGAAGCGATGGTGCGCAGCCGCGAGCAGGCGCAGATGTGGCTGAAGCTGAACGGCTACCAGCCTACCGAACTGAACCTGGGACCGATGACCCGCTTGGGCGGCCGCATGTTCAAGGCCAATGTCGCTTTCGACGACCATCCCAGCGAACTGCGTTACGCCGATCGCATCCAGACCGTGTCGGTCGACTCCATCATCCACTTCTTCGACGCGCGCGAGGAGGGCTGGAAGGTGGAGGAGATCGCCGGCGCGCAGCCTCGCCGCTACTGA
- a CDS encoding M28 family metallopeptidase — MLKLSQTALLVMLGLAGAAQAQPVWISVGDQGYRLLRQLDAGVKSQESGKLAANGRLAKGDAAAETVHLVQVDEALLPKLSDSIHENLRHCGGFIVHRDLQDARAALKGAAAPLAGLAAPSYAIDNQAIVNKLLPQLQDSNVLGTIQSLSNYQNRFYTTSHGVSASNWIASQWKQLAGSRSDVTVEQFAHANWPQKSVILTIKGSDNAAETVVLGGHLDSTVGSGTGESSRAPGADDDASGVASLTEVIRVLMAGNYQPRRTVKFMAYAAEEVGLRGSADIAKRFKQQQAKVVGALQLDMTNYQGDAEDIFLFTDYTNAAQNTFLANLAKYYLPTLKVGYSKCGYACSDHASWNAQGYAASFPFESSFNNSNPYIHSRNDTLASMDNQAEHALKFSQLALAYAVELGSDGPAAKAR, encoded by the coding sequence ATGTTGAAACTGAGTCAAACCGCCCTGTTGGTGATGCTGGGCTTGGCCGGCGCCGCCCAGGCCCAGCCGGTCTGGATTTCGGTGGGGGATCAGGGCTACCGGCTGCTGCGCCAGCTGGATGCCGGCGTCAAGAGTCAGGAAAGCGGCAAGCTGGCCGCCAACGGTCGCCTGGCCAAGGGCGATGCCGCCGCGGAAACCGTGCACCTGGTGCAGGTGGACGAAGCGTTGCTGCCCAAGCTGTCCGATTCCATCCATGAAAATCTGCGTCATTGCGGCGGCTTCATCGTCCACCGCGATCTGCAGGACGCTCGCGCCGCTCTGAAGGGCGCCGCCGCGCCGTTGGCCGGGCTGGCAGCGCCCAGCTACGCGATAGACAACCAGGCCATCGTCAACAAGCTGCTGCCGCAGCTGCAGGACAGCAATGTGCTGGGCACCATCCAATCCTTGTCCAACTACCAGAACCGGTTCTATACCACCAGCCACGGCGTCAGCGCGTCCAACTGGATCGCCAGCCAATGGAAACAGCTGGCTGGCAGCCGTTCGGACGTGACAGTCGAGCAGTTCGCTCATGCCAACTGGCCGCAGAAATCGGTGATCCTCACCATCAAGGGCAGCGACAACGCGGCGGAAACCGTGGTGCTGGGCGGACACCTGGACTCCACAGTCGGCAGCGGCACCGGCGAGAGCAGCCGCGCGCCGGGCGCCGATGACGACGCCTCCGGCGTTGCCAGCTTGACCGAAGTGATCCGCGTGTTGATGGCCGGCAACTACCAGCCGCGCCGCACCGTCAAGTTCATGGCCTACGCGGCGGAGGAAGTGGGCCTGCGCGGCTCTGCCGATATCGCCAAGCGCTTCAAGCAGCAACAGGCCAAGGTCGTGGGCGCGCTGCAGCTGGATATGACCAACTATCAGGGCGACGCCGAAGACATTTTCCTGTTCACCGACTACACCAACGCCGCGCAGAATACTTTCCTCGCCAATCTGGCCAAATACTATCTGCCCACGTTGAAAGTCGGTTACAGCAAATGCGGCTATGCCTGCTCGGATCATGCTTCGTGGAACGCGCAGGGCTATGCGGCATCGTTCCCGTTCGAGTCCAGCTTCAACAATTCCAACCCCTACATCCACAGCCGCAACGACACGCTGGCCAGCATGGACAACCAGGCTGAGCATGCGTTGAAGTTCTCCCAGCTGGCGTTGGCCTACGCGGTGGAACTGGGCAGCGACGGGCCGGCGGCCAAGGCGCGCTGA
- the pdxH gene encoding pyridoxamine 5'-phosphate oxidase → MSLNLADIRLEYSKKELSPDDCLPDAVAQFEVWLNEAIAAQVAEPTAMNIASVDPDGRPSSRIVLLKGVEDGQLLFYTNYHSRKGQALEANPYVALNFFWPELERQVRVEGKAVPVAPEVSDAYFASRPYTSRLGAWASEQSREISSKAVLVTRAAMFGARHPIHVPRPPHWGGYEVAPDRVEFWQGRPSRLHDRVAYVLQPDGSWRRARLAP, encoded by the coding sequence ATGTCGCTGAACCTTGCCGATATCCGTCTCGAATATTCGAAGAAAGAACTCTCGCCCGACGACTGCCTGCCCGACGCGGTAGCCCAGTTCGAAGTCTGGCTGAACGAGGCGATCGCCGCCCAGGTGGCCGAGCCGACGGCGATGAACATCGCCTCGGTGGACCCCGACGGCAGGCCATCGTCCCGCATCGTCCTGCTCAAGGGCGTGGAAGACGGCCAACTGCTGTTCTACACCAATTACCACAGCCGCAAGGGTCAGGCGTTGGAGGCCAATCCCTATGTCGCGCTGAATTTCTTCTGGCCGGAGCTGGAGCGGCAGGTGCGGGTGGAAGGCAAGGCCGTGCCTGTGGCGCCGGAAGTGTCGGACGCTTATTTCGCCAGCCGCCCCTACACCAGCCGCCTGGGCGCCTGGGCCAGCGAGCAGAGCCGCGAAATTTCGTCCAAGGCGGTGTTGGTGACCCGCGCCGCGATGTTCGGCGCCAGGCATCCGATCCATGTCCCGCGGCCCCCGCATTGGGGCGGCTACGAGGTCGCGCCGGACCGGGTCGAGTTCTGGCAAGGTCGGCCCAGCCGTTTGCATGACCGTGTGGCATATGTCTTGCAACCGGACGGGAGCTGGCGGCGAGCTCGGCTGGCGCCTTGA
- a CDS encoding DEAD/DEAH box helicase translates to MTEPQPSSRLIWRLRLAESGVQLQPLLQSAGPDGWSRGRACSLASLLQEQADAVRPHDLTLLRQLLALLERHDGDAGLIDAAPLLPALVDHPLLFDAGAPARRLRVEAGQAALQLERVGAELRLKLLPEGLASCGGLLWQRPQPERVLVYQLTDELTALADLVGNGLAVPWQARQRVLEAIREVAPGLPLVDASPQFDPAQPCEPADPTLYALLTRQPEGLRLQLKVKPHPAAAWSAAGRGAAGLVLDVDDAYRQFARDLAEEARRLRALREACPAIARGHRDGDGWLFADQHSALSLLAQLQAAGEDRVTCLWPQGDKIRLAAADGMPQLKLKVKRRGGWLQAEGELELDDGRILTLRHLLAALANQKGKYLQLSDGDWLALSGSLAERLGELARMIDHAGPDGLAISPLAGPRLQALGEEAGQFDGDAGWQRQAARWREATAFEPQVPPTLHATLRPYQLQGFAWMARLAHWGVGACLADDMGLGKTVQTLSLLLTRAQLGPQLAVAPTSVALNWLAEAARFAPSLRLRAYHQQRRLDDVGPGDLVIVSYGLLQREAEAFGEVHWASVVLDEAQAIKNPQSQRAQVAQSLRADFRLAASGTPVENHLGELWSLFRFIAPGLLGNLAQFEQRYAQPIADGDETARAQLKALIQPYLLRRTKREVLTELPPKTEATRLIELSEQERHVYEAMRQEALARVAEADPAAGGQTMQALAELTRLRRFCCHPKLVQPDSALPASKLAAFAEICEELLDNGHKALVFSQFVDHLALAAEHLKQQGIRFHYLDGGTPTKQRKASMDAFQAGDGDLFLISLKAGGTGLNLTAADYVIHLDPWWNPAVEDQASDRAYRMGQQRPVTVYRLVAAGTIEEKIVELHRDKRALADSLLAGGDASARLDGEALLALLRGEAG, encoded by the coding sequence ATGACCGAACCACAACCCTCTTCCCGCCTGATTTGGCGCCTGCGCCTGGCCGAATCCGGCGTCCAGTTGCAGCCGCTGCTGCAAAGCGCCGGCCCGGATGGCTGGAGCCGCGGCCGCGCCTGCTCTTTGGCCAGCCTGCTGCAGGAGCAGGCCGACGCGGTGCGGCCGCATGACCTGACGCTGTTGCGCCAGCTGCTGGCCCTGCTGGAGAGGCACGACGGCGACGCCGGCCTGATCGACGCCGCGCCGCTGTTGCCGGCGCTGGTCGATCATCCGCTGCTGTTCGACGCCGGCGCGCCGGCGCGGCGCCTCCGCGTCGAGGCCGGCCAGGCGGCGCTGCAGCTGGAGCGCGTCGGCGCGGAGCTGCGATTGAAGCTGCTGCCCGAGGGCCTGGCCAGCTGCGGCGGCCTGCTGTGGCAGCGGCCGCAGCCGGAGCGGGTATTGGTCTATCAACTGACCGACGAGCTGACGGCGCTGGCCGACCTGGTGGGCAACGGCCTAGCCGTGCCTTGGCAGGCGCGGCAGCGGGTGCTGGAGGCGATACGCGAGGTCGCGCCCGGCTTGCCGCTGGTGGACGCCAGTCCGCAATTCGATCCCGCCCAGCCCTGCGAGCCAGCCGATCCGACGCTGTACGCCTTGCTGACCCGCCAGCCGGAAGGCCTGCGCTTGCAGCTCAAGGTGAAGCCGCATCCGGCCGCCGCCTGGAGCGCGGCGGGACGCGGCGCGGCCGGACTGGTGCTGGACGTGGACGATGCCTACCGCCAATTCGCGCGCGATCTGGCCGAGGAGGCGCGCCGGCTGCGCGCGCTGCGCGAGGCCTGCCCGGCCATCGCGCGCGGCCATCGCGACGGCGACGGCTGGCTGTTCGCCGATCAGCACTCGGCCTTGTCCTTGTTGGCTCAATTGCAGGCGGCCGGCGAGGATCGAGTGACCTGTCTGTGGCCGCAGGGCGACAAGATCCGCCTGGCGGCCGCCGACGGCATGCCGCAGCTGAAGCTGAAAGTGAAGCGGCGCGGCGGCTGGCTGCAAGCCGAGGGCGAGCTGGAGCTGGACGACGGCCGCATCCTGACCCTGCGCCACCTATTGGCGGCGCTGGCCAATCAGAAGGGCAAGTATCTGCAGCTGTCCGACGGCGACTGGCTGGCCTTGTCCGGCAGCCTGGCCGAGCGTCTGGGCGAGTTGGCCAGGATGATCGATCACGCCGGCCCGGACGGGCTGGCCATCAGTCCGCTGGCCGGCCCCCGCCTGCAGGCGCTGGGCGAGGAGGCCGGCCAGTTCGACGGCGACGCCGGCTGGCAGCGACAGGCGGCGCGCTGGCGCGAGGCGACGGCATTCGAACCGCAAGTGCCGCCCACGCTCCACGCCACTTTGCGGCCATACCAGTTGCAGGGTTTCGCCTGGATGGCGCGGCTGGCGCACTGGGGCGTCGGCGCTTGCCTGGCCGACGACATGGGCCTGGGCAAGACGGTGCAGACGCTGTCCTTGCTGCTGACCCGCGCCCAGCTGGGCCCGCAGCTGGCGGTGGCGCCCACCTCGGTCGCGCTGAACTGGCTGGCCGAGGCCGCCCGCTTCGCGCCCAGCCTGCGCCTGCGCGCCTACCACCAGCAGCGGCGGCTGGACGATGTCGGCCCGGGAGACCTGGTCATCGTCAGCTATGGCCTGCTGCAGCGCGAGGCCGAGGCGTTCGGCGAGGTGCATTGGGCATCCGTGGTGCTGGACGAGGCGCAGGCGATCAAGAACCCGCAGAGCCAGCGCGCCCAGGTGGCGCAAAGCCTGCGCGCCGATTTCCGCCTGGCGGCCAGCGGTACGCCGGTGGAAAACCATCTGGGCGAGCTGTGGAGCCTGTTCCGCTTCATCGCGCCGGGATTGCTGGGGAATCTGGCGCAGTTCGAGCAGCGCTACGCCCAGCCGATCGCCGACGGCGACGAGACCGCGCGCGCGCAGCTGAAAGCGCTGATCCAGCCTTATCTATTGCGCCGAACCAAGCGCGAGGTGCTGACCGAGCTGCCGCCCAAGACCGAGGCCACGCGCCTGATCGAGCTATCCGAGCAGGAACGCCACGTCTACGAGGCGATGCGGCAGGAAGCCTTGGCCCGCGTGGCGGAGGCCGATCCGGCCGCCGGCGGCCAGACCATGCAGGCGCTGGCCGAGTTGACCCGGCTGCGCCGCTTCTGCTGCCATCCCAAGCTGGTACAGCCCGACAGCGCGCTGCCGGCCAGCAAGCTGGCGGCCTTCGCCGAGATCTGCGAGGAGCTGCTGGACAACGGTCACAAGGCGCTGGTGTTCAGCCAATTCGTCGACCACCTGGCGCTGGCGGCCGAGCACCTGAAGCAGCAAGGCATCCGCTTCCATTATCTGGACGGCGGCACCCCGACCAAGCAGCGCAAGGCCAGCATGGACGCATTCCAGGCCGGCGACGGCGATCTGTTCCTGATCAGCCTGAAGGCCGGCGGCACCGGCCTCAACCTCACCGCCGCCGACTATGTCATCCACCTGGATCCGTGGTGGAATCCGGCGGTGGAGGACCAGGCGTCCGATCGCGCCTACCGCATGGGCCAGCAGCGGCCGGTGACGGTGTACCGGCTGGTGGCGGCCGGCACCATCGAAGAAAAGATCGTCGAGCTGCACCGCGACAAACGCGCGTTGGCCGACAGCCTGCTGGCCGGCGGCGACGCCAGCGCCAGGCTGGACGGCGAGGCGTTGCTGGCCTTGCTGCGCGGGGAAGCCGGTTAA
- a CDS encoding LysR family transcriptional regulator produces the protein MELDELKIFQAVLQEDGITRAAQRLHRVQSNVTTRLRQLEEKLGVALFLREGKRLIPTAAAWRLNDYAERLLSLAEEARQAMADDAPSGRLRLGAMESTAAARLAPVLAEYHRRYPAVRLELQTGESRGLTAAVLDGGLDAALVSGPLQDDRLTQSVVAVEEIVLVGGASQGKPSLAELADSTLLAFGSGCSYRQRLELWLRRQGVQPRRIVELGSYHAMLSCVACGMGLALLPRALLDSMPQMAAQVSTHGLPDDLASAPTLLIRRVQTHQPALQALENMLLERGWRGGDSWPNPVNT, from the coding sequence ATGGAGTTGGACGAGCTGAAGATTTTCCAGGCGGTTCTGCAGGAAGACGGCATCACTCGCGCCGCTCAGCGTCTGCACCGGGTGCAGTCCAATGTCACCACCCGTTTGCGGCAACTGGAGGAAAAACTGGGCGTGGCGCTGTTCTTGCGCGAAGGCAAGCGCCTGATTCCCACTGCCGCAGCCTGGCGGCTCAACGACTACGCCGAGCGGCTGCTCTCCCTGGCGGAGGAGGCCAGGCAGGCGATGGCGGATGACGCGCCCAGCGGCCGCCTGCGGCTGGGCGCGATGGAAAGCACCGCGGCGGCGCGGCTGGCGCCGGTGCTGGCCGAATATCACCGGCGCTATCCGGCGGTGCGACTGGAGTTGCAGACCGGGGAGTCGCGAGGGCTGACTGCCGCCGTGCTGGACGGCGGTCTGGATGCCGCGCTGGTCAGCGGCCCGCTGCAGGACGACAGGCTGACGCAGAGCGTGGTGGCGGTGGAAGAAATCGTGTTGGTAGGAGGGGCGTCGCAGGGCAAGCCGTCGCTGGCGGAGCTGGCCGACTCCACTTTGCTGGCTTTCGGCAGCGGCTGTTCTTATCGGCAGCGGCTGGAGCTGTGGCTGCGGCGGCAGGGCGTGCAGCCGCGCCGCATCGTCGAACTGGGCTCCTACCACGCCATGCTCAGTTGCGTCGCTTGCGGCATGGGTTTGGCGCTGCTGCCTCGGGCGCTGCTGGACAGCATGCCGCAGATGGCTGCGCAGGTGTCGACGCACGGGCTGCCGGACGACCTGGCCAGCGCGCCCACCTTGCTGATACGTCGCGTCCAGACGCACCAACCGGCGCTGCAGGCGCTGGAAAACATGCTGCTGGAGCGGGGTTGGCGGGGAGGAGACAGTTGGCCTAATCCAGTAAACACTTGA
- a CDS encoding S1/P1 nuclease, which produces MKKALALLLSTAFAVSSAQALAWGQEGHRITGYIAQQLLSSKAKAEVKKLIPNADFAQLALYMDQHKQELKQTLPGSDQWHYNDEPVCAGVTEDECPNGNCASNQIERYRQVLADRSASKADRAQALTFLIHMVGDIHQPLHAADNLDRGGNDFKVQLPGSSKVSNLHSVWDTALVQQELSGADEKSWAQTDLRQYQRNVADWQRGGVMDWVHESNQYARADVYGPLAGFSCGASPSTPVYLDNTYLRAGGLLVDQQLAKAGARIAAVINQALN; this is translated from the coding sequence ATGAAGAAGGCACTCGCACTGCTGTTGTCCACCGCATTCGCCGTCAGCAGCGCCCAGGCGCTGGCCTGGGGCCAGGAAGGCCACCGCATCACCGGCTACATCGCCCAGCAACTGTTGAGCAGCAAGGCCAAGGCCGAAGTTAAGAAGCTGATTCCCAATGCCGATTTCGCGCAACTGGCGCTGTACATGGATCAGCACAAGCAAGAGCTGAAGCAAACGCTGCCGGGTTCCGACCAGTGGCACTACAACGATGAGCCGGTTTGTGCCGGGGTGACGGAAGACGAGTGCCCGAACGGCAATTGCGCGTCCAACCAGATCGAGCGCTATCGCCAGGTATTGGCCGATCGCAGCGCCAGCAAGGCAGACCGCGCGCAGGCGCTGACCTTCCTGATCCACATGGTGGGCGATATCCACCAGCCGCTGCACGCGGCCGACAATCTGGACCGCGGCGGCAATGATTTCAAGGTGCAGCTGCCGGGCAGCAGCAAGGTCAGCAATCTGCACTCGGTGTGGGACACCGCGCTGGTGCAGCAGGAACTGAGCGGCGCGGACGAGAAGAGCTGGGCGCAGACCGATTTGCGGCAATACCAGCGCAACGTCGCCGACTGGCAGCGCGGCGGCGTGATGGACTGGGTGCATGAGTCCAACCAGTACGCTCGCGCCGACGTCTACGGCCCGCTGGCTGGCTTCAGCTGCGGCGCGTCGCCGTCCACGCCGGTCTATCTGGACAACACCTATCTGCGCGCCGGCGGCCTGCTGGTGGACCAACAGCTGGCCAAGGCCGGCGCCCGCATCGCCGCGGTGATCAATCAGGCGTTGAATTAA
- a CDS encoding DMT family transporter, whose product MSSLTIRQGYLAAAGAVAIWTGFNIVSRLAGKSALAGTDILALRVGTAALVLLAFGGLPRGALRDARLWLLTLLGGLGVSLFSYCAFKYAPAAHGGLLLPGLQPFLVALAAWPLLGERPQRRKLPGYALIALGLALSALPTLGAGGSGQVWIGDAMLLAASISWAAFGVLARRWGYAAWPLTRAITIMAALLYLPVYLLWLPKHLAEAPWGMLVFQALYQGVGAAILAMLLYLRAAAALGAVKMGVLFALIPILAGLLASPLLGEPLTASLAAGLASVSLGAWLAARERRAEAAPAFAATPCRAQ is encoded by the coding sequence ATGTCCTCACTCACCATCAGACAGGGCTATCTGGCGGCGGCGGGCGCCGTCGCGATCTGGACCGGCTTCAACATCGTGTCGCGGCTGGCAGGCAAGAGCGCGCTGGCCGGCACCGATATCCTGGCGCTGCGCGTCGGCACCGCCGCGCTGGTGCTGCTGGCTTTCGGCGGCCTGCCTCGCGGGGCGCTGCGCGATGCCAGGCTATGGCTGCTGACCCTGCTCGGCGGACTGGGGGTCAGCCTGTTCTCCTATTGCGCATTCAAATACGCGCCTGCGGCGCACGGCGGCCTGTTGCTGCCCGGCCTGCAGCCCTTCCTGGTGGCGCTGGCCGCCTGGCCCTTGCTGGGCGAAAGGCCGCAACGGCGCAAACTGCCCGGCTATGCGCTGATCGCGCTGGGGCTGGCGCTGAGCGCGCTGCCGACGCTAGGCGCGGGCGGCTCCGGCCAGGTATGGATCGGCGATGCGATGCTGCTGGCGGCTTCAATCAGCTGGGCGGCGTTCGGCGTACTGGCGCGGCGCTGGGGGTACGCCGCCTGGCCGCTGACACGCGCCATCACCATCATGGCCGCGCTGCTCTACTTGCCGGTTTATTTGCTGTGGCTGCCCAAGCATCTGGCCGAAGCGCCGTGGGGCATGCTGGTTTTCCAAGCGCTGTACCAGGGCGTGGGCGCGGCGATTCTGGCCATGCTGCTCTACTTGCGCGCGGCCGCCGCCCTAGGCGCGGTGAAGATGGGGGTATTGTTCGCGCTGATTCCGATCCTGGCCGGCCTGCTGGCGTCGCCGCTGCTGGGCGAGCCGCTGACCGCCAGCCTGGCGGCGGGCCTGGCCAGCGTCAGCCTGGGAGCCTGGCTGGCCGCTCGCGAACGCCGCGCGGAAGCTGCGCCGGCATTCGCGGCGACGCCATGCCGGGCTCAGTAG